In the genome of Dyadobacter fermentans DSM 18053, the window ATTGCTGGTCAGTTTTGGTGAGCTCGTACAGGTATTGTTCCAGCTCCCATTTGCTGTTACGCCACGTGAAATAGGTGTAGGACTGATTGAAACCGATTTTCGCGAGGCGCTCCATCACACGCGGACGCGTGAATGCCTCTGCGAGGAAAATCACCTGCGGATGCACTTTCCGCACCTCTGCGATGATCCATTCCCAAAACGGGAACGCCTTGGTATGCGGGTTATCGATCCGGAACACATTCACGCCATGCCCGATCCAGAAATCGATCACGCTTTTGAGTTCGTGCCAAAGGTTTTGCCAATCCTGCGTTTCAAAATCGAAAGGAAGAATGTCTTCGTACTTTTTGGGCGGGTTTTCGGCATATTGTACGGTGCCGTCGGGGCGCCATTTGAACCATTGCGGATGTTCTTTCACATACGGATGGTCGGGCGCACACTGATAGGCAATGTCCATCGCTACTTCAATGCCCAGCTCCTTTGCTTTGGTTACCAGTTCCGCAAAATCTTCGATCGTGCCCAGTTCCGGGTGGACGGCCTTATGCCCGCCCAGCCGGTTCCCGATCGCCCAGGGCGAGCCCGGGTCGGTGGCGGATGGTACGAGGGAATTGTTTTTGCCCTTCCGCTTCATTTCGCCGATCGGATGAATAGGCGGGAAGTACAGGGTGTCAAAGCCCATTTTGGCGACTTTGGGTAGCAGCCTCAGCACATCGCGGAATGTGCCGTGTGTGCCGGGCAGCTCGGAGGCCGAGCGGGGGAATAGTTCATACCAGGAGCTGAAACCGGCCTTTTTACGTTCGATTTCGAGCCGGAATGTTTGGTCAAAAACGCTGATGCGGTCCGTGTACCGGATTTTCGACATGGCTTCGGCAAGGTCATCGCCCACTACCATATCCACCGCTTCCTGCGGATCGGATGCATTTTCCAACGCATTGATCCATTGTTCAAATGCCGCCTGGTCGGTTTGCGGTGCGAGGCCGGCCGCTTCTTTCAGGATATCCGCCCCGATCCTCAGTTCTACGGCAATGTCCTGGTTAGCATCAAACTTTTTGAGCAAGCCTTTTTTCCAGGTCGTGAAATGATCGACCCAGCCTGTGAACCGGTATTCGTAAAAACCTTCCCGATCGGGCGTCCAGGTTGCCTGCCAGTGATCGTTGCCGGCATGCGCCAGCGGCACATCGTGCCACATTTGATCCGATTCGTGGCGAAAGATCACGCTTGCCGCCACGGCGTCGTGGCCGTCGGCAATAATGTCCGCAGAAAATCCGACGCTTTCACCGATTGCCCGCCTGGCCGTGAACCTGCCGTCCTCGACCTGCGGCCTTACATTACTGATAACTACTCGTTTTCTGCCATCCAGCCCGCTCATTGTCAATGGTTTTTAGTTTTGTTGATGTGATGAATGTTCGGAGTAACGATCAAAATCGTGCCTGCAGAGTGCCGGAGGTCTTGACTGGTAGGCGAGGTCGCGTACGTTGAATCGAAATCGGGCGAATAGCTTGGGAGTAAAAAAACTATTCAGTAACTTTTAATTTAATTAGCCCACTTCTATCGGATTTTACCACTCAACGACAGCCATTTAACAGGCTCATAGAAACAAAGGCAGTGACGGTACATCAACTGGAAATTAGTGCACTGCCCCGGCAATGCTGACCAGCTTTTACACGCAAAAAGGGCCAAAACAAAGGACTGGGTCATATTTGCCGAATTAATCGATTAGATTTAAAATCTTTCTAGCTTATTTACGACAACTATTTCTACAATTAGGATCAAACGTAGAAGTGGGGTAACTTCGGCTGCATGCAATGCATGCTAATTGATTGTTCTGAACCCTTCTCTTAACTGTAAAATGGATTTTATTATCGTAGACGACAGTGTTTTCGACCTATTCACGCAAGAAAAGCTGCTCCTGAAAAGCGGGTTGACGACGTCTGTGCGGACGTTTAATTCAGCCCAGGCCGCAATCGACCATCTTCGGTCGCAGGGGGCCGACATTCCCGATACGGTAATTCTGCTCGACCTGCAAATGCCGGGTATCAACGGTTTTGAATTCACAGAACATTACGGAATGCTTCCCGAGGCGGTACGGGCTCGGATCAGGCTGTTTATGATCTCGTCCACGGTTGATATCTCGGACATCGAGCAGGCCGAAGCCAATCCGCACATCATTCAGCTGCTTCCGAAGCCGCTCGAAATACCGTTGTTGAGAGAGCTCCTCAAACGGTGGTTTCCCTCCATTTAGCCGGCTGCTGGCATAATATTTAACAGGCTGACGGGAACACTTATCATCAGCTTGCATGAACAACCCAGTTTCTACTTACCGGCTTCAATTCCATAAAGAATTTACGTTTCAGGACTTCGAATCACTGATTCCCTATTTCCGCAAATTGGGTGTCGGGACGATCTACGCGTCGCCCATTCTCGCATCCACCGCGGGCAGCACGCACGGCTACGACGGCACCGATCCCGAGCGGATAGACCCCGAAATCGGCAGCGTGGAGCAGCTCCGGAATATCTCGGGCAGCCTGAGCGAGTCCGGGATCGGCTGGTTGCAGGATATCGTTCCCAACCACATGGCATTCCACGCCGAAAACCCGTGGCTGATGGATGTGCTCGAAAAAGGCAAACAGTCAGCGTATGCTTCGTTTTTTGACATTGCGTGGAACAGCGAGCTTTTCCATGGCCGCGTGATGGTGCCCTTTCTGTCGAGGGAAGTAGATGAAATGATCGCCGCAGGAGATGTAAAGGTACATTTTGACGGCAGCCGTTTCAGCCTCGACTTCGATGGCCTTTCATTCCCGCTAAACCTGCGGTCCTACGCAACCATCCTCGCAAAAGTGGAGGCAAAATCCCAGGCCATCACCCAGCTCGCCGAACAGCTCGAAACGATGAACCAGATCGAGGATGCAGCGGCTTTTTCGCAGCGTTGGGACGAATGGATTATGCAGCTACGCGCGCTCTACAATAATGAGGAGGTGAGGCTCGGGATCGACGCGGCATTGTCGGCGATCAATGCGGACAAGGCCCTGCTAACCCAACTTTCGGAACAACAAAACTATGTGCTTTGCCATTGGCAGCGCACCGAAGAGCAGATCAATTTCCGACGCTTTTTTACTGTCAACGGGCTGATTTGCCTCAATATCCAGGACGAGGCTGTGTTTGAAAAATACCATGCATTCACGCGTCAGCTGGCCGAGGAAGGTATTTTCCAGGGCATACGCATCGACCATATCGACGGACTTTTCGACCCCGCGGGCTATTTGCAGAAACTACGGGAAGCGTTCGGAAACGAAACGTACATTGTAGCGGAGAAAATCCTCGGGGAGGACGAAGATTTGCCTACTCAATGGCCCATTCAGGGAACGACGGGCTACGAATTCCTTGCGGTCGTGAATAACCTGTTCACCAATCCGGCAGCAAAAAAGCCATTTACCGAATATTACAAGGAGTTAACGGGAGACGACCGGCCCGCACACGAAATATTGCTCAGTAAGAAAAGCGATATCCTTTACGGCCACATGGCCGGCGAGCTCGATAACCTCTACCAACTCTTCGTATCCTTGGAATTAACCGATGCGGAAACGATCGGGCGCATCGGCGCGGAGCTGATCCGCCAGGTAATCGGCGAGTTCCTTATCCATTGCCCGGTGTACCGGTATTATGGTAACGCCTTGCCGCTTTCAGAGGACGAAGCACAGGCCATTAAGGATATTTTTGTAGATATCAATAAGCATCATCTCGACCTCTCACCGGCCGTGGAAGTGCTGGAACAATGCTTCATTCACCGGCCTGCGCTCGGGGATGAGGATTTTAACCGCCGTGCCGCCAAATTTTACCAGCGGTGCATGCAGTTTACCGGCCCGCTGATGGCTAAGGGCGGGGAGGATACATTAATGTACACTTACAACCGGTTCATCGGCCATAACGACGTCGGCGATGCGCCCGAGCGTTTCGGTATCACCACCGGCGATTTCCACAAATACATGAAAAAGCGTCGCAAAGAATGGCCTATGGCTATTAATGCGACATCCACGCACGACACCAAGCGTGGCGAGGACGTGCGTGCGCGCCTGAATGTGCTCACCGATATCGCCGATGAATGGCTCGGAAAAGTACGCGAATGGCGGGATAGCAATGCGGCTTCCCGGCAGGCTGGCCAGGGCCCCGACGCCAATGATGAGTACCTGATTTACCAAACGATCGTGGGTGCTTACCCCATGCCGGGTGAAGACGAGGACGATTTAGGAAAACGGCTCGGTGAATATCTTCAGAAGGCGCTTCGGGAAGCGAAAACGAACTCCACATGGTCGGCGCCGAATGAGGCTTACGAGCAGGAAGCGCATGATTTTGCGCGTCAGTTGTTGCACGAAGATTCCGCATTTTCAAGCTCGTTTCAGCCGTTCCTGGAATCGATCACGGATTTTGGCGTGATCAACTCGCTGGCGCAGGTTGCATTGAAATTCACTTGTCCGGGCATTCCGGATGTGTACCAGGGCTGCGAATTGTGGGATTTGAGCCTGGTAGACCCCGATAATCGCCGCAAGGTGGATTTCGGAAAAAGGAAGGAATGGCTCGATGAACTGGAAGGCTACGAAACGGACCGGCTGCTGGAAAAGGTTTGGGAGGGGCGCAGGAGTGGGCAGATTAAGCTCTGGCTCACCCAACGCCTGTTTGCGATCCGCCGCCAGCACCCGCTGCTTTTCACCCGGGGCGAGTACATTCCGCTGAAAGTGCGGGGCACGTACAAGGATCATTTACTCGCATTCGCAAGGCGGCATAAGCGGGATGTTTTTGTGACGGTAGTGCCGCTTCACACAGCCATTATGAGCCGCCAGCAGCAAAAATCGTTTTTTGAACTGGATTGGCAGGATACCCACATTGCATTGCCGGACAACCTGATGCCTGAATGGGACAATGTGCTCACCGAAGGCCAGGAGGTTTTTCAAACGAAACTTTACCCGGCAGAGATCTTCCAAACGGTGCCATTGGCTATGCTACGGGGCAAACGAATGGATAACGAGCGGAATGCAGGCGTGTTGCTGCACATAACCTCGCTGGCTTCGCCATTCGGGATTGGCGACATTGGCCCGGCGGCATTCGAATTCGCAGATTTCCTGGAAAAAAGCGCGCAAAAAGTGTGGCAGATCCTGCCGCTCAACCCCACGGAAGGCGCCCAGGGCAATTCGCCGTACAGCGCGCTGTCGAGCCGGGCCGGTAATCCGCTCCTGATCAGCCCGGAAATACTGGCGGCCGACGGTTTGCTTTCCGACGATGACTTACAGCAAAATCACCTGCCCGAATCGTCTACCGTCGATTTTGAGAAGGTGACAGAACTCAAAAGTAGCTTATTGGAACGTGCGTTCCAGAAATTTGCCGAACAGCCCGGCGACGACTCCCCGGCGATGGAAGAATTCATCCAAACGCACGACGACTGGCTGGAAGATTTCGCAGTATACATGGTGCTCAAAAAGCGCTTTGATAACCAGCCCTGGTACACCTGGCCAGAGGAATTCCGCAACCGCGAAGAGGCTGCGATGAATGAACTTCGCCAATCGGAATCGGAGCAGATCCGGTTTATCAAATGGCAGCAATTCGTGTTTGATAAGCAATGGAAAAACCTCCGCCAATATTGCAACGAGCGCGAGATCAGGCTGCTTGGGGACATTCCGTTTTACGTAAGCTACGATTCCGCCGATGTGTGGGCAAACCGTGAACTGTTTTGCGTGGATGAAGACGGCAAAATCACCGGTATCGCAGGCGTTCCGCCCGACGCGTTTTCGGAGGACGGGCAACTGTGGGGTATGCCGGTGTTCAACTGGGAGGCCATTCGCGAGCAGGGTTACCAGTGGTGGATCGAGCGCCTCGCCCGCAATATGGAAATGTTCGACCTCGTGCGCCTGGACCATTTCCGCGCATTTGCCGACTATTGGGAGGTGCCCGGCGGCGAAGAAACCGCCGTGAACGGCACGTGGAAAACAGGGCCCGGTGAAGAATTTTTCAAAAAAATGGAAACCGCGCTCGGCCAGCTGCCATTCATTGCCGAAGACCTGGGCGAGATCAGTCCCGAGGTTTACATCCTGCGCGACAAATTCGGTCTGCCGGGCATGAAGGTGTTGCAGTTTGCATTCGATGAGAATATGTCGCAATCCGAGCACATTCCCCATCATTACAAACACAACTTCATCGCCTACACGGGCACGCACGACAACAATACGACCCGCGGATGGTTCCGCGAATCGGCTGATGCCGACGTGCGCGAGCGGCTCGAAACGTACCTGGGTAAGCCCATTACGGAGGATAATGCGGCAGCGGAATTGGCGAGACCGGTATTCGCATCCATTGCTAAAACGGCCATTCTGCCCATCCAGGACATTCTTAACCTGGACGAAAGCGCCAAAATGAACATGCCGGGCTCGAACGAGAACAATTGGGCGTGGCGGTTGATGCCGGGACAGATTACCGACGAGGCAGCGCAGTTTCTGACGGGCATTACATTGCTCTACAATCGGGAATAGGCGGTAAAAATCCTTGGAGTTATGTCGGGTGTCGATAGCAGTTGTGGCTATATTTGCGCGTAGCCATTAACCCGATACCGTCATGCTTTTCAAGAAAACCGTCATTTATATACTAATTTGCCTCGCCACTGGGCTGACCTTTGCCTGTGACCGTGCTGCCGGCACACCGCAGGAGGCCGCGGAAATGCTTACCGCCTCGTCGCGGTGGAAGATCGAGGAAATTGCCGTGAACGATGCGGTAACCTTCAAGGACGGCAAGATGACCCAGCAGTTCGGCGGGGTTGATTTTCAGCGGTATATGGAAACCGTGGAAATCAAAAAAGACGGTGTGTTTTCCGGCGTTTTTAACGGGGAAAGCACACCGTTTCTTTTGAAATGGCAAATCACGGACAAAAACATTACCATTGGTGCAGCGGAAGGCGGAAGCAAAGGTGAATGGACCGTCCGGCCGGACGATGTCCGCCAGGATTCGTTTGTGATGAAAACCCGAAGCACCGCCTATGATTACCCCCGCATGACCACAATTGCCCTGAAATTCAAGGCGGAACGATAGCGCATTACTCCATACCTCATTCACCATGACCAGACTCGATCAGGCTTTTGAACAATTTGATGACTACAACAGGCGCTCGCCCGGACAAATCGTTTGGGACGGTGTGACTTATCCTGTGGAATATTTTTATGCATTAAAACTTCACGAATGGGTCGTAAAACTGAACCCTAATGCCAGTGAAAGCCTGCTGCTCGCCTCGCGGTGCCAGCATATCGGCCGATGGGAAATTGCCCGCAACAGCTACCCTGACGGTCGGGTCGGTTATCTCAAATGGCGGAGCGATCTTTCGAAATACCATGCGGGCATAGCGGCCGAAATCCTTGCCGGCGTGGGCTACGACGACGATACCATTTCGCGCGTGAAGCAAATCGTGCTCAAACAGCGCCTCAAAACCGATGAGGACGTGCAAACGATGGAGAATGCCTTGTGCCTCCTTTTTCTTCAATACCAATACGATGACCTCATCGCGAAAATGACCGAGGAAAAAATGATCGACATTTTACGCAAGACGTGGGCCAAAATGACTGACCCAGGCCACGAAGCCGCATTGTCGCTGGCATACAGCGAGCAGGGCAGGGATTTGATTTTGAAGGCTTTGAAAGAAGACTAGCGCCGGACGCGCACATCCGTCCGCGTCCCTTCCTGGGAGCCGTCCAGACTTTGTGCAACCTTCACCAGCTGCACAAATTCCGACCGGTAACCTTCTTCATCTTTGCCAAAAGCCGCCCGCGCTCGCCGGATCACGTCCGCGTAACTGGCGCTACCTTTAAATTCCGAACCGCGGAGCAGCAGCCCGAATTCGGCAACGGCAGATGCAAATCGGAGATTGGCCGAACATTGGTCAAATGCCACCGTGGTTGCTGGTACGGGCAGGTCGAACAGCTTGCTTTTCTCGCTATCGGGTTGTTTGTAACGGACTTTGATCGTCATCATTTCTTTATTGCTGCTGCCAGTGGCTGCATTGCCTGGCTGGTATTTTAATGCGTCCGTTGTGGCGACGTAAGGGCTTTTGACGCCGCTGGGCACGATTTCGTAAATGGCTGTTACCGTGTGGCCAGAGCCCATATCGCCCGCATCCTTCCGGTCGTCGTTAAATTCGTCGTTCCGCAATGCGCGGTTTTCGTAGCCGATCAGCCGGTAGGCCTGCACGTGCGCGGGGTTAAATTCGATCTGGATTTTGACGTCTTTGGCGATCGTAAACAATGTCCCGCCGAATTCCTGCACAAACACCTTCCGCGCCTCCTGGATATTATCGATGTAGGCGTAGTTGCCATTGCCCTTGTCGGCCAGCGTTTCAACATGGCTGTCTTTGTAATTACCCATTCCAAAACCCATCACGCTCAGGAAAATACCGGCTTTGCGTTTTTCTTCGATCAGCTTTTGCAGCTCCGATTCGTTGGAAATGCCTACATTGAAATCGCCGTCGGTAGCGAGTATGACGCGGTTGTTGCCTTTGGGCAGGAAATGCTTTTTGGCAAGGTCATAGGCGAGTTCAATCCCTTCACCGCCGGCCGTAGAGCCGCCGGCTTCCAGTTTGTCGAGTGCGTCTTTAATGGTCTTTTTCTCGCTCCCAGACGTTGGCGCCAGCACCATTCCCGCCGAACCCGCATAGGCCACGATGGAAATTTTGTCCTCCACACGGAGCTGGTCGGCGAGCAGTTTGAATGCCTGTTTAAGAAGCGGAAGTTTGTTGGCCTCATTCATCGAGCCCGATACGTCGATCAGAAATACGAGGTTGGAAGCCGACAGGTTTTCGGCGGAAACGGTTTTGGCCTGTAAACCAATGTGAACCAGCTTCAAACCGGGATTCCACGGCGAATCCGTCGTTTCAGCAACGATTGCCACCGGATGCTCGCCGCGCGGTTGGGGGTAATCGTAATCAAAATAATTGATCATCTCTTCAATGCGCACCGCGTCTTCCGGCGGCATTTGTCCATTATTGAGGAACCGGCGGACGTTGCTGTACGCTGCGCGGTCCACGTCGACGGAGAATGTCGTGACCGGCTGCTGGCCTACCGATAAAAATCCGTTTTCATTGATCGGCTTGTAGCTTTCGGTAGCCTGAGGCATTGCCAGAATCGTCTCCGAATGGGTCGATGGCGCGGCGGCCATATCGAACGTAAACATTTTTCTTACCATTACCGGCTGCTCAGAATCCTTCAACTCCTCCCTTGCTATGTCTTTCTTCTTTACACTGGCTTGTGTTAAAACCACTTTCATGACGGAGTCGGAGGTAATGGGTAAGGTCAATGCCTTATACCCGCTTTTGCTGAATACGAGTGCACGTCCCAGCCTCGGCACACGGATCGTAAAATGACCGCCCTGATCGGTGGCGGTGCCGACCGGACTGCCCTGGATGGCTACCCTGACGCCGGCGATAAGGGCATTGGCACCGTCGGTCACTTTCCCTTTAATGAGCCGCTCGGGGAGGAATGCGAATGCGCTGAAAAGCATGGCCAGCAGAATGATCAGTTTTGTTTTCATGGTTTTCTGATTTCGTTATTTATCCGCTGGATGCGGGCCGGAGGCTAATTCCATAAAAGTTTTCAGATTTTTTTATGGAATTTTGATCGAACCCGCATCCATTAACCGGAAAGCAGGAAAAACAATCTCCCCGCGGCACCAGTGAAGTTTTTAAAATATTTTCAGGGCAAGGTCAAAGAACCGGTACCGGAGGCCGAACGGCTTGCGGCATACCGGCGGCATGGCGATGTGGCGCTGCTGGGGGCGCTGTATGAACCTTATATGGAACTGGTTTTCGGGGTATGCTTCCAGTATTTGCGCGATGAAGACGAAAGCAAGGACGCGGTGATGCAGATATTTGAAAAAATAATCATTGATTTAAAGCAACACGAAGTTTCGAACTTCAAAAGCTGGCTGCACAGCGTGGCGCGGAACCATTGCCTGATGAAGCTCAGGGCAACACGAGTTACCGTGGAGGCGGCATCTGTGGATGAAAGGGAACAGGAATTGCAAACCGATACCGAACCGGAACCGGACCTATTCGCCCTCGATGGCCGACTCGACGCGCTGGATGAATGCCTTCACAAACTCACCAGCGCGCAGCGCGTGAGCATCGAGCTGTTTTATATGCAAAACAAATGCTACCGCGCCATTGCCGATGAAACCGGCTTTGACGTGGGTAAAGTGAAAAGTTATATCCAGAATGGAAAGCGGAACCTGAAAATTTGCATCGAAAGTCATGGCAGCCACTAACGACCACATACCGGACTTCGGCGACTTCGAGCGCTACCATTCGGGCAAAATGCTGCCGGAAGAGCAGCATTGGCTGGAAGGGAAAATGCTCGCTGAGCCCCTCGTGGCAGAGTCTTACGAAGGATTTCTGGCCTGGCGTGCAGAACATACCGACCTTGCGGGCGTCCGCTCCGCATTGCATGAGCGCCTGCATACACGCCTGGCGCGCCGGAATGCGCTGCCGCTGTGGGCGTATGCCTCCGCGGCGTCCGTCGTGCTGGCATTGCTGGTTTATTGGAGTGTGTTTGTGCGCGATCAGAATGCGGAAATGCAGCAACCGGCGGTAAAGCCAAGCCGAATTAGTCAAGCGGAGGCCGAAAAAGCGGATGCATCCGTGCCGCCGACCATCCGGCCGGCCGACGCGCCAAAGGCGTCCGCTCCCGCGCCTGCCGCAAAAGACGTGCGGATTGAAACCCCCGCAAGTCCCGAAACGGTGGAACTGGCGGCTAACCCGGTGGCCGAAAAATCGGTACGCGAGGAAGTGATTGACAACGAATGGGCCAATTCCAGCCTCGCCCGGACGGACGCCGCCAAAACGTCACCATCGCCCGCCAGCACCTTGGCCGCGCCGGGCGCAGCGCAGGCCGTGGGCAAATCGATCGCCGCGCGGATGCGGGCCGAACCGTCGACTTTGTACTCCGTGGCGGAAAAAAAGGATGCGGTGCGCAAACTGGATATTAAAAGTGAACAACTGGCGGACGCGGGGCTGTCGGCGGCCGAAACGAAAGTGGTGGCAGCCGATACGCTCGCTCCGATGCCGGCGGCAGGCTGGACGTCCTACCGGCAATATTTGGATAAAAATACAAAGTCCGCCATCGCCACGGGGCAGGTTTCGGTGGCATTCAGCGTGGGTATATCGGGCGAATTGTCCGGTTTTACGGCGAAAGGACCGGAAGCTTTGCTCGGCGAGGCGATCCGGATTGTCACCAATGGCCCCGCCTGGGCGCCTGCTCGTACGCAAGGAAGGCCGGTCGCTGCCAAGGCCGAAATACAGCTACAATTTCGTTCGTCTAAATAAGCCTTTCCAAATCAAGCGGTTACCCATAGTCTTGTAGAAGTAATTTTAAAAATATTCCTAAAATGGAGCACTTATTTTTTGTGATCTTCTTCCCAGTATTTAATTTTACTACAAGCTCTTAACTACTCACCTCTTAATTTTCTAGCAAATCTGAGTTTGCAATTTCGTGGCATTCAAATGTACTGCGGCCATTTTCAGGCGGCGCACAACGGCTGATTCGAATGAAGTTTGCAATTTTCCGGCTTAAATTTTGTTATGGCAAGTATTATTACTAATTCTACGAAATAATTGTCTGCCGCTTTCAATCGTACAACACCGAATTTGCCTATTTATATTTACCTATGGACAATAGAAAGAATCTGTTGATTATAGACGACGAACCTAGTATTACCAAAATACTGGAACATTTTCTGAAAAAGGATTTCAACGTAGTGATCAAAAATGATGGCTCGGAAGGAATGCTGTGGCTCGAAGAAGGCAACCAGGCCGACCTCATTATCGCCGACCTGCACATGCCCAACCTGAGCGGCAAGGAGTTTCTGAAAGTGGCCAAAGCCAGTAACCTCTATTCCGAAATACCGATTATCATTCTGTCGGGTTCTGACGAGAGCAGCGAGCGCATTCAGTGCCTTAATCTGGGTGCCGACGATTTCATGGTCAAGCCGTTCAACCCGATGGAGGTGCACGCGAAGATCAATGCCGTACTGCGGCGCAGCAAACGCTACTCTTAACCTAGACCGACATGATGGAACTGGCCGGAACATCGACAGAGGCGGCAACGTCAGGCAAAACCTACGTTGCCCAGTTCAGGGTTATTTATGTTCATACCAATTTTCAGGAGTACCTCCGCTTTACCGAGCGGTTCGCCGAATACCTTCAGGTAGAATATTTCGATGCACCCGCCAGCGCGCTGGAAGCATTGAAGGAGAACTATCCGGCCGATGTGATCGTGGCGCACGGCGGCAGCGGCGGCATGGAGCTGCTCGACACCATCCGCAAAAGCGCCGGCTTCGCCAATATCCCGTTCGTGCTGCTGGTGGACAAGCTCGACCGCCAGGCCATCGAAACAGCCCGCGCCAAGCATGCAGATGATGTTTTTTCGATCCATTTCGACGACGGCGACCTCATCACGCGCATCAAATACTTCAAAAAGCGGCAATGGTACGTGGCCAGCAAGGCCTCGCAGAAAATAGGTGCGCAAAGCAACAAAACGCCGCTCTGGAAGCGGGCGATCGACGTGGCCATGACGGGCACGGCCGTGTTGCTGCTCCTGCCGGTGTTTATCCTCGTCGCGATCCTCATCAAACTGGATTCGAAAGGGCCCGTTTTCTACAAATCCAAAAGGGTAGGGAGCGGTTACAAGATATTTGACCTCTACAAGTTCAGGACCATGCGGACCGACGCCGACCAACTGATCCGTAAAATGGCGGCATTGAATATGTATTCCAAAGCGGAGCCGGTTTCGCAGATCGAAACGCAGGGACTGTGCGACGAATGTCTGGCTGGAAACCAATGCAAAAGTCTGCTGTTCCACGACGGCAAGGAGATTTGTGAAAAGCTCTATCACTTCCAGAAGGAGCAGAAAGCGGCATTTATGAAATTCCAGAACGACCCGCGCATTACCCGCCTTGGCCGGTTCCTGCGGAATTCGAGCATCGACGAGCTTCCTCAGCTGATCAACATCCTCAAAGGCGATATGTCGCTGGTGGGTAACCGCCCGCTGCCGCTGTACGAGGCCGAAAAAATGACCACCGACGATAAAATATTGCGTTTTGCGGGTCCTGCCGGCCTTACCGGGTTATGGCAGGTAACCAAACGCGGCAAAGGCAAGGCCGATATGACCGAGGAAGAGCGCACACAGCTGGATATCACCTATGCCCGGGAATTTTCCTTTAAAATGGACATGGAAATCATCCTGAAAACGTTCCCGGCCCTGCTGCAATCGGAGAACGTCTGATGGTGTATAACGGTATGTCAGGAAGCTTTAACCCAATCTTTGTATTCGGGATCATATTTTTTGATGATACGCGCCGGGTTTCCGACGGCAACCGAGTAGGGCGGAACGTCCTTGGTCACCACGGCCCCCGCGGCGATCACCGAATGCCGGCCGATGGTAACCCCCGCGGTAACCACCGCATTGGCGCCGATCCAGCATTCGTCTTCGATTACGATAGGGGCAACGCTTACGCCCTGTTTGTGAATCGGTTGCTGAATGTCCTGATAATTATGGTTCAGGCCGCTGGCAACGATATGCTGCGCCAGGATAACGTCGTTGCCGATCGTAACCGGACCGATAATGACAT includes:
- a CDS encoding DUF4202 domain-containing protein; protein product: MTRLDQAFEQFDDYNRRSPGQIVWDGVTYPVEYFYALKLHEWVVKLNPNASESLLLASRCQHIGRWEIARNSYPDGRVGYLKWRSDLSKYHAGIAAEILAGVGYDDDTISRVKQIVLKQRLKTDEDVQTMENALCLLFLQYQYDDLIAKMTEEKMIDILRKTWAKMTDPGHEAALSLAYSEQGRDLILKALKED
- a CDS encoding vWA domain-containing protein, with amino-acid sequence MKTKLIILLAMLFSAFAFLPERLIKGKVTDGANALIAGVRVAIQGSPVGTATDQGGHFTIRVPRLGRALVFSKSGYKALTLPITSDSVMKVVLTQASVKKKDIAREELKDSEQPVMVRKMFTFDMAAAPSTHSETILAMPQATESYKPINENGFLSVGQQPVTTFSVDVDRAAYSNVRRFLNNGQMPPEDAVRIEEMINYFDYDYPQPRGEHPVAIVAETTDSPWNPGLKLVHIGLQAKTVSAENLSASNLVFLIDVSGSMNEANKLPLLKQAFKLLADQLRVEDKISIVAYAGSAGMVLAPTSGSEKKTIKDALDKLEAGGSTAGGEGIELAYDLAKKHFLPKGNNRVILATDGDFNVGISNESELQKLIEEKRKAGIFLSVMGFGMGNYKDSHVETLADKGNGNYAYIDNIQEARKVFVQEFGGTLFTIAKDVKIQIEFNPAHVQAYRLIGYENRALRNDEFNDDRKDAGDMGSGHTVTAIYEIVPSGVKSPYVATTDALKYQPGNAATGSSNKEMMTIKVRYKQPDSEKSKLFDLPVPATTVAFDQCSANLRFASAVAEFGLLLRGSEFKGSASYADVIRRARAAFGKDEEGYRSEFVQLVKVAQSLDGSQEGTRTDVRVRR
- a CDS encoding RNA polymerase sigma factor is translated as MKFLKYFQGKVKEPVPEAERLAAYRRHGDVALLGALYEPYMELVFGVCFQYLRDEDESKDAVMQIFEKIIIDLKQHEVSNFKSWLHSVARNHCLMKLRATRVTVEAASVDEREQELQTDTEPEPDLFALDGRLDALDECLHKLTSAQRVSIELFYMQNKCYRAIADETGFDVGKVKSYIQNGKRNLKICIESHGSH
- a CDS encoding response regulator transcription factor, which encodes MDNRKNLLIIDDEPSITKILEHFLKKDFNVVIKNDGSEGMLWLEEGNQADLIIADLHMPNLSGKEFLKVAKASNLYSEIPIIILSGSDESSERIQCLNLGADDFMVKPFNPMEVHAKINAVLRRSKRYS
- a CDS encoding sugar transferase, with translation MMELAGTSTEAATSGKTYVAQFRVIYVHTNFQEYLRFTERFAEYLQVEYFDAPASALEALKENYPADVIVAHGGSGGMELLDTIRKSAGFANIPFVLLVDKLDRQAIETARAKHADDVFSIHFDDGDLITRIKYFKKRQWYVASKASQKIGAQSNKTPLWKRAIDVAMTGTAVLLLLPVFILVAILIKLDSKGPVFYKSKRVGSGYKIFDLYKFRTMRTDADQLIRKMAALNMYSKAEPVSQIETQGLCDECLAGNQCKSLLFHDGKEICEKLYHFQKEQKAAFMKFQNDPRITRLGRFLRNSSIDELPQLINILKGDMSLVGNRPLPLYEAEKMTTDDKILRFAGPAGLTGLWQVTKRGKGKADMTEEERTQLDITYAREFSFKMDMEIILKTFPALLQSENV
- a CDS encoding acyltransferase; amino-acid sequence: MSLSDQIRNSPGLKKFVHWMLIPTNQARPRLWVRIFLNRFFHKRGKNVIIRRWVRMDVLPFNPFSIGDNSMIEDFSTINNGVGAVHIGANSLVGLGNVIIGPVTIGNDVILAQHIVASGLNHNYQDIQQPIHKQGVSVAPIVIEDECWIGANAVVTAGVTIGRHSVIAAGAVVTKDVPPYSVAVGNPARIIKKYDPEYKDWVKAS